Proteins encoded by one window of Actinocorallia herbida:
- a CDS encoding SRPBCC family protein gives MGRTMVVSGSVFVEVSPEVAYAAVSDPTQMGRWSPENLGATVREGRAAYAGMRFDGHNKRGPIRWTTRCTVTAADPGARFAFRVGAIGLKRPVVPGPIATWEYRFEAEGHGTRVTETWTDDRRGWPDALANAFDKVATRGSTFAQFQRRNIDTTLRNLKAALEA, from the coding sequence ATGGGTCGCACAATGGTCGTTTCGGGGAGCGTCTTCGTGGAGGTGTCCCCGGAGGTCGCGTACGCCGCGGTGAGCGATCCCACGCAGATGGGGCGGTGGAGTCCGGAGAACCTCGGCGCGACGGTGCGGGAGGGGCGGGCCGCGTATGCGGGGATGAGGTTCGACGGGCACAACAAGCGGGGGCCGATCCGGTGGACGACCCGGTGCACGGTCACCGCGGCCGACCCCGGCGCGCGGTTCGCGTTCCGGGTCGGCGCGATCGGGCTGAAGCGGCCGGTCGTCCCGGGGCCGATCGCGACCTGGGAGTACCGGTTCGAGGCCGAAGGCCACGGCACCCGGGTCACCGAGACCTGGACCGACGACCGCAGGGGCTGGCCCGACGCGCTCGCGAACGCCTTCGACAAGGTCGCCACCCGCGGCAGCACCTTCGCCCAGTTCCAGCGCCGCAACATCGACACGACCCTGCGCAACCTCAAGGCGGCCCTCGAGGCCTGA
- a CDS encoding sensor histidine kinase produces the protein MVPVWAVLLLVAVPCAWALRERRLRLRDLGARTWTLEREREGAARQAVEAERARVARDLHDIVSHSVSVMVVQAGAARLGTDGETEAALLAVERTGREAMTELRHLLGVLAPAADGDELTPQPTLTRLGGLIDRIAFTGLPVEVVVSGEPRELPAGLDATAYRVVQEALTNGLKHGAPGTRAEVRVSYGTRNLRVEVLTTGPSVLTGTGAPPPPESRDGRGLSGLRERVAVYGGDFDARRRLGGGYRVRARLPLDRR, from the coding sequence ATGGTTCCGGTCTGGGCTGTGCTGCTGCTCGTCGCCGTCCCGTGCGCGTGGGCGCTGCGGGAGCGGCGGCTGCGCCTGCGCGACCTCGGCGCGCGCACCTGGACGCTGGAGCGCGAGCGCGAGGGGGCGGCGCGGCAGGCGGTCGAGGCCGAGCGGGCGCGCGTGGCGCGGGATCTGCACGACATCGTCAGCCACAGCGTGAGCGTCATGGTGGTGCAGGCGGGCGCGGCCCGGCTCGGCACCGACGGCGAGACCGAGGCGGCGCTGCTGGCCGTCGAGCGGACGGGCCGGGAGGCCATGACCGAACTGCGGCACCTGCTCGGGGTCCTCGCCCCCGCCGCCGACGGCGACGAGCTCACCCCGCAGCCGACACTGACCCGGCTCGGCGGGCTCATCGACCGGATCGCATTCACGGGCCTGCCCGTCGAGGTCGTCGTGAGCGGCGAGCCGCGCGAACTGCCCGCCGGGCTCGACGCGACCGCCTACCGGGTCGTGCAGGAGGCGCTGACGAACGGGCTCAAGCACGGCGCGCCCGGCACCCGGGCCGAGGTCCGCGTGTCGTACGGGACGCGCAACCTGCGCGTCGAGGTGCTCACCACGGGCCCGTCGGTGCTGACGGGCACCGGCGCGCCGCCCCCGCCGGAGAGCCGGGACGGGCGCGGGCTCTCCGGGCTGCGCGAGCGCGTCGCGGTGTACGGCGGCGACTTCGACGCGCGGCGAAGGCTCGGCGGCGGCTATCGGGTCCGTGCCCGCCTTCCCTTGGACCGGCGGTGA
- a CDS encoding cytochrome P450 — MSTTVDQAGRSLADPKTYLDEERLHAALSLLRRESPVHLVEAPDYNPFWAITRHADIMEIERDHALWINEPRPLLAAAEFDRLQEEQRAMGMALSTLIHMDDPHHRVVRAIGADWFRPKAMRALQPRIDELAHRYVDRLAELGGECDFVQQVAVHYPLYVILSLLGLPESDFPRMLKLTQELFGGQDEELQRGTTAEEQMAALFDFFNYFNAVTAARRAEPTDDLASAIANARVDGEYLSDVDVASYYVIIATAGHDTTSSTISGGLHALIEHPDQLTRLKENPDLLPLATDEMIRWVTPVKEFMRTATRDTQVGGVPIAKGESVLLSYPSANRDEDIFDDPFRFDIGRDPNRHLAFGFGVHYCLGAALARMEIRSLYTALLPRLESIELAGTPEWTATTFVGGLKHLPIRYTLT, encoded by the coding sequence ATGAGTACGACCGTGGACCAGGCCGGCCGCTCCCTGGCGGACCCGAAGACCTACCTCGACGAGGAGCGCCTGCACGCCGCCCTCTCCCTCCTGCGCCGCGAGTCCCCGGTGCACCTGGTCGAGGCACCCGACTACAACCCGTTCTGGGCGATCACCAGACACGCCGACATCATGGAGATCGAGCGCGACCACGCGCTGTGGATCAACGAGCCGCGGCCGCTGCTGGCCGCCGCGGAGTTCGACCGCCTCCAGGAAGAGCAGCGCGCGATGGGCATGGCGCTGAGCACCCTCATCCACATGGACGACCCGCACCACCGCGTGGTCCGCGCGATCGGCGCCGACTGGTTCCGGCCCAAGGCGATGCGCGCCCTCCAGCCCAGGATCGACGAGCTGGCCCACCGGTACGTCGACCGGCTCGCCGAACTCGGCGGTGAGTGCGACTTCGTCCAGCAGGTCGCGGTGCACTACCCGCTGTACGTGATCCTGTCGCTGCTCGGTCTGCCCGAGTCGGACTTCCCGCGCATGCTGAAGCTCACCCAGGAGCTGTTCGGCGGCCAGGACGAGGAGCTCCAGCGCGGCACCACCGCCGAGGAGCAGATGGCCGCGCTGTTCGACTTCTTCAACTACTTCAACGCGGTCACCGCGGCCCGCCGCGCCGAGCCCACCGACGACCTCGCCTCGGCGATCGCCAACGCCCGCGTGGACGGCGAATACCTCTCCGACGTCGACGTCGCCTCCTACTACGTCATCATCGCCACCGCCGGGCACGACACCACCAGCTCCACCATCTCCGGCGGCCTGCACGCCCTCATCGAGCACCCCGACCAACTGACCCGGCTCAAGGAGAATCCGGACCTGCTCCCCCTGGCGACCGACGAGATGATCCGCTGGGTCACACCCGTCAAGGAATTCATGCGCACCGCGACCCGCGACACCCAGGTCGGCGGCGTACCCATCGCCAAGGGCGAATCCGTCCTCCTGTCCTACCCGTCGGCCAACCGCGACGAGGACATCTTCGACGACCCCTTCCGCTTCGACATCGGCCGCGACCCCAACCGCCACCTCGCCTTCGGCTTCGGCGTCCACTACTGCCTCGGCGCCGCCCTCGCCCGCATGGAGATCCGCTCCCTCTACACCGCGCTCCTCCCCCGACTCGAATCCATCGAACTCGCAGGCACCCCCGAATGGACCGCCACCACCTTCGTCGGCGGCCTCAAACACCTCCCCATCCGCTACACCCTCACCTGA
- a CDS encoding ABC transporter ATP-binding protein produces the protein MEQMVQLTDVRKEYGEEVALDGVTLGIATGEAVAVMGPSGSGKSTLLNMIAGLDRPTSGEIVIHGENIGALSETALAKYRRRRIGMVFQFFNLLDDLPVLENVTLTAELIGTPRKEARKRALELLDELGVADRRGAYPVTLSGGERQRVGVARALMNRPALLLADEPTGALDSRSGEQVMDLLLDLNQIGQTLLIVTHDERLATRVADRIVHFADGDVAPEPVR, from the coding sequence ATGGAACAGATGGTGCAGCTCACCGATGTGCGCAAGGAGTACGGCGAGGAGGTCGCCCTCGACGGCGTCACGCTCGGCATCGCCACGGGCGAGGCGGTCGCGGTCATGGGCCCGTCGGGATCGGGCAAGTCGACCCTCCTCAACATGATCGCCGGACTGGACCGGCCGACGTCCGGCGAGATCGTCATCCACGGCGAGAACATCGGCGCCCTGTCGGAGACCGCACTCGCCAAGTACCGCCGCCGCAGGATCGGCATGGTCTTCCAGTTCTTCAACCTGCTCGACGACCTGCCGGTGCTGGAGAACGTGACGCTGACCGCCGAACTCATCGGCACCCCGCGCAAGGAGGCCCGCAAGCGCGCGCTGGAACTGCTGGACGAGCTCGGCGTCGCCGACCGGCGCGGCGCCTACCCGGTGACCCTGTCGGGCGGTGAGCGGCAGCGCGTCGGCGTCGCGCGGGCGCTGATGAACCGGCCCGCGCTGCTGCTCGCCGACGAGCCGACGGGCGCCCTCGACTCCCGGTCCGGCGAGCAGGTGATGGACCTGCTCCTGGACCTCAACCAGATCGGCCAGACCCTCCTCATCGTCACCCACGACGAACGCCTCGCCACCCGCGTCGCCGACCGGATCGTCCACTTCGCCGACGGTGACGTCGCGCCGGAGCCGGTCCGATGA
- a CDS encoding FAD-dependent monooxygenase, translating to MRKVIVVGGGIGGLTAAAAFKRAGWSVRVVERAERLSEVGSGLALAPNALRVLDALGIGDSVRALSRIQGDGGIRKPDGTWLNRSSAEAAQARFAEPTVILLRAALVDLLASLLTDAELRLGTEVTGVDATSGKVTTSSGEEEGDLVVAADGIWSRIRRGLFPEHPEPRYTGLTAWRMLADAPGLSVPFGETWGRGLVFGVMPVAGDQVYCYATAPAPEGEVADDEKAVLDRLFGGWHPDVAIPLAAVDPTRILRNDVHAMVRPLPAMHHGRVAILGDAAHPMTPNLGQGACQAIEDAIVLAHTAARGAPLVEYTAARLSRTTRIARTSRLIGRLTRLTGPVAVTARDALLRLPGLNAADSVFGWHPPTD from the coding sequence ATGCGCAAGGTGATCGTGGTCGGCGGCGGGATCGGCGGGCTGACGGCGGCCGCGGCGTTCAAACGGGCCGGGTGGTCGGTCCGGGTCGTCGAGCGGGCCGAGCGGCTGAGCGAGGTCGGCTCCGGACTGGCCCTCGCGCCGAACGCGCTCCGGGTGCTGGACGCCCTCGGCATCGGCGACTCCGTGCGGGCGCTGTCGCGGATCCAGGGCGACGGCGGCATCCGGAAGCCGGACGGCACCTGGCTCAACCGCAGCAGCGCCGAGGCCGCGCAGGCACGGTTCGCCGAGCCCACGGTCATCCTGCTGCGGGCCGCCCTCGTGGACCTCCTCGCCTCCCTCCTCACCGACGCCGAGCTGCGCCTGGGCACCGAAGTGACGGGCGTGGACGCCACGAGCGGGAAGGTCACGACCTCGTCCGGCGAGGAGGAGGGCGACCTCGTCGTCGCGGCGGACGGGATCTGGTCGCGGATCCGGCGCGGGCTGTTCCCCGAGCATCCGGAACCGCGGTACACGGGGCTGACGGCCTGGCGGATGCTCGCCGACGCGCCGGGCCTGTCGGTGCCCTTCGGCGAGACGTGGGGACGCGGTCTCGTCTTCGGCGTCATGCCTGTCGCGGGCGACCAGGTGTACTGCTACGCGACGGCGCCCGCGCCGGAGGGCGAGGTCGCGGACGATGAGAAGGCCGTGCTCGACCGCCTGTTCGGCGGCTGGCATCCCGATGTCGCGATCCCGCTCGCGGCGGTCGATCCGACGCGGATCCTGCGCAACGACGTCCACGCGATGGTCCGGCCGCTGCCCGCGATGCACCACGGCAGGGTCGCGATCCTCGGTGACGCGGCCCACCCGATGACCCCGAACCTGGGCCAGGGCGCCTGCCAGGCCATCGAGGACGCCATCGTGCTCGCCCACACCGCCGCGCGCGGCGCTCCCCTGGTCGAGTACACCGCGGCCCGGCTCTCCCGTACGACCCGCATCGCCCGCACCTCCCGCCTCATCGGCCGGCTCACCCGGCTCACCGGCCCCGTGGCGGTCACCGCCCGCGACGCCCTCCTGCGCCTCCCCGGCCTGAACGCCGCCGACTCCGTCTTCGGCTGGCACCCCCCGACGGACTGA
- a CDS encoding response regulator, which yields MSADGTGPRVLIADDQTLVRSGFRMILAKGGIEVVGEAADGREAVAEALRLRPDVVLMDIRMPEMDGLAAARRVLADAPDCRVLMLTTFDLDGYVYAALAAGASGFLLKDVTPEHLVASVRLVATGDALLAPSITRRLVERFAKPGPAPEGLDDLTPRETEVLRLLGGGLSNAEMADRLVLSEATVKTHVARIFAKLGLRDRAQAVVAAYESGLITPRTP from the coding sequence GTGAGCGCGGACGGGACGGGGCCCCGCGTCCTGATCGCCGACGACCAGACGCTGGTCCGCAGCGGGTTCCGGATGATCCTCGCCAAGGGCGGCATCGAGGTCGTCGGGGAGGCCGCCGACGGGCGCGAGGCGGTCGCCGAGGCACTGCGGCTGCGCCCCGACGTCGTGCTCATGGACATCCGGATGCCCGAGATGGACGGGTTGGCGGCCGCCCGCCGGGTCCTCGCCGACGCGCCGGACTGCCGCGTCCTCATGCTCACCACCTTCGACCTCGACGGCTACGTGTACGCCGCCCTCGCCGCGGGCGCCAGCGGGTTCCTCTTGAAGGACGTGACGCCCGAGCACCTCGTCGCGTCCGTCCGGCTGGTCGCGACCGGCGACGCCCTGCTCGCCCCGTCCATCACCCGCAGGCTCGTCGAGCGGTTCGCCAAGCCGGGCCCCGCGCCCGAGGGCCTCGACGACCTCACCCCGCGCGAGACCGAGGTCCTGCGCCTGCTCGGCGGCGGCCTGTCCAACGCCGAGATGGCCGACCGCCTCGTCCTCAGCGAAGCCACCGTGAAGACCCACGTCGCCCGCATCTTCGCCAAACTCGGCCTCCGCGACCGCGCCCAAGCCGTCGTAGCCGCCTACGAGTCCGGCCTCATCACCCCCCGCACCCCCTGA
- a CDS encoding TetR/AcrR family transcriptional regulator, with translation MLDATRIAFVAEVFDPVDGPRDDTDRRILDAARAEFVQMGIRRARVEEIARRAGVARVTVHRRFVGKERLLNAVLVEEARRSLSLARARIEAAETVPEKVATGFVLALAYAREGDLSALLRNDTIPPLPGSASAGDPVVLLIRAFLLQVLYPPGQGPRQLLAADTLARLVVSHCLYPDPALGLDDPAAAAGFARDHLAPIITAAPPLG, from the coding sequence GTGCTTGACGCGACGCGCATCGCGTTCGTCGCCGAGGTCTTCGACCCCGTCGACGGGCCCCGGGACGACACCGATCGGCGCATCCTCGACGCGGCAAGGGCCGAATTCGTCCAGATGGGCATCCGGCGGGCCAGGGTCGAGGAGATCGCCCGTCGGGCCGGGGTCGCCCGGGTCACCGTGCACCGGCGGTTCGTCGGCAAGGAACGGCTGCTCAACGCCGTCCTCGTCGAGGAGGCGCGGCGGTCCCTGAGCCTCGCCCGCGCCCGCATCGAGGCCGCGGAGACGGTGCCGGAGAAGGTGGCCACCGGATTCGTCCTCGCGCTCGCCTACGCCCGCGAAGGCGACCTCAGCGCGCTCCTGCGCAACGACACGATCCCGCCGCTGCCCGGCTCCGCCTCGGCCGGCGACCCCGTCGTCCTGCTCATCCGGGCGTTCCTGCTCCAGGTGCTCTACCCGCCCGGCCAGGGCCCCCGGCAGCTTCTCGCCGCCGACACCCTCGCCCGCCTCGTCGTCTCGCACTGCCTTTACCCCGACCCGGCGCTCGGCCTCGACGACCCGGCCGCCGCCGCCGGCTTCGCCCGCGACCACCTCGCCCCGATCATCACCGCGGCGCCCCCGCTCGGCTGA
- a CDS encoding sensor histidine kinase, translated as MEREGRSGRDLAANAAALVFAACFAALSGPNLELPDDLGARTREIEQIIGGLGCAALLLRRRRPFALAVVLLLLGNVTHYLTGPVLVAVFTVAAARPAKQTAWIAAIAFAPLIPFLVRFAEAAPDRRAQALVYFALVLSAIGWGLWRRSRRLLLASLRERAELAEAGAELRAERARQEARKEIAREMHDVLGHRLSLLSLYAGALQYNEAASREEVARASGLIADNARLALTDLREVIGVLRAGPGTDERPQPCLDDLPRLVAEERAAGGRITLTVPEQGAVPASVGRAAYRIVQETLTNARKHAPGTAVEVAVSGGPGRGLAIQVANPLPPGTMTHEGHGLLGLVERARLAGGDLTAGPRGDVFQVSARLPWPEAAREPEPGTALEEEQKATPEEAR; from the coding sequence ATGGAGCGAGAGGGGCGGAGCGGGCGGGACCTCGCGGCGAACGCGGCGGCCCTCGTCTTCGCCGCCTGCTTCGCGGCCCTGAGCGGGCCGAACCTCGAACTGCCCGACGATCTCGGCGCGCGCACCCGGGAGATCGAGCAGATCATCGGCGGGCTCGGATGCGCGGCGCTGCTCCTGCGCAGGCGCCGGCCGTTCGCCCTGGCGGTCGTCCTGCTCCTCCTCGGTAATGTCACGCACTACCTGACGGGTCCTGTGCTCGTCGCGGTCTTCACCGTCGCCGCGGCACGTCCCGCCAAGCAGACCGCCTGGATCGCGGCCATCGCGTTCGCGCCGCTCATCCCTTTTCTCGTCAGGTTCGCCGAGGCGGCGCCGGACCGCCGTGCGCAGGCGCTCGTGTACTTCGCCCTGGTGCTCAGCGCGATCGGCTGGGGGCTGTGGCGCCGGTCGCGAAGGCTGCTGCTCGCCTCGTTGCGCGAACGCGCGGAACTCGCCGAGGCGGGCGCGGAGCTGCGCGCCGAACGGGCCCGCCAGGAGGCGAGGAAGGAGATCGCCCGGGAGATGCACGACGTGCTCGGGCACCGGCTCTCGCTGCTCAGCCTGTACGCGGGGGCGTTGCAGTACAACGAGGCGGCGTCCCGCGAGGAGGTGGCGCGGGCGAGCGGGCTCATCGCCGACAACGCCCGCCTCGCCCTCACCGATCTCCGCGAGGTGATCGGGGTGCTGCGCGCCGGGCCCGGCACGGACGAGCGGCCGCAGCCCTGTCTCGATGATCTTCCCCGACTGGTGGCGGAGGAGCGCGCCGCGGGAGGACGGATCACCCTGACGGTACCGGAGCAGGGCGCCGTGCCCGCCTCTGTCGGCCGGGCCGCCTACCGGATCGTCCAGGAGACGCTGACGAACGCGCGCAAGCACGCGCCCGGGACCGCGGTCGAGGTCGCCGTTTCCGGCGGGCCCGGCCGCGGCCTCGCGATCCAGGTCGCCAACCCGCTGCCACCCGGCACGATGACGCACGAAGGCCACGGGCTTCTCGGGCTCGTCGAACGCGCCCGCCTGGCCGGCGGCGATCTCACCGCGGGCCCACGCGGGGACGTGTTCCAGGTATCCGCCAGGCTGCCCTGGCCGGAGGCTGCGCGGGAGCCCGAGCCGGGGACCGCCCTTGAGGAGGAGCAGAAGGCCACCCCGGAGGAGGCGCGGTGA
- a CDS encoding UbiD family decarboxylase domain-containing protein, with protein sequence MGEGEAPVTDLRSAIERLRRHPGQLLETGELVDPNGALAGVYKRVGAWGTVQRPTRLGPAMLFNSVQGYPDARVLVGVMASRERVGILLDSPRTG encoded by the coding sequence ATGGGCGAAGGCGAGGCGCCGGTGACGGATCTGCGGTCGGCGATCGAACGGCTGCGGCGTCATCCGGGGCAACTGCTGGAGACCGGCGAACTCGTCGATCCGAACGGCGCGCTCGCGGGCGTGTACAAGCGGGTCGGCGCGTGGGGCACGGTCCAGCGGCCGACGCGACTCGGCCCGGCGATGCTGTTCAACAGCGTGCAGGGGTATCCGGACGCGCGGGTGCTCGTCGGGGTGATGGCGAGCCGGGAGCGGGTCGGGATCCTGCTCGACAGCCCCCGGACCGGCTGA
- a CDS encoding RNA polymerase sigma factor, with translation MRKGPYGRRSPRLLKPEHDSAEETDRSAIISVGYRAETRRNRLLARAPAAPPVEPFEERSAAKVTSAQLQPRLAKALTRLSAADRDLLLLVAWADLTYEQCAEALGVPLGTVRSRLHRIRAAFRAIARIPGVEVRSTGTDPLGRPVVAITRLDQWGVRISYVIDPETYSSRDLSGTYERSDLMRRPPGVYFGENGLPTPDPSDRRGPLGAGDWDLRESAGIVDEPGERP, from the coding sequence GTGCGGAAGGGACCATACGGACGCCGATCTCCCCGGCTCCTGAAACCCGAGCACGACAGTGCGGAAGAGACCGATCGGTCGGCGATCATCTCCGTCGGCTACAGGGCCGAGACCCGCCGGAACCGGCTGCTCGCCCGCGCCCCCGCCGCCCCGCCCGTCGAGCCGTTCGAGGAGCGCAGCGCCGCGAAGGTGACCTCCGCGCAGCTCCAGCCGCGCCTCGCCAAGGCGCTGACCCGGCTTTCCGCGGCCGACCGGGACCTGCTCCTGCTCGTCGCCTGGGCCGACCTCACCTACGAGCAGTGCGCCGAGGCGCTCGGCGTCCCGCTCGGCACCGTGCGCTCCCGGCTGCACCGGATCCGCGCGGCGTTCCGGGCCATCGCGCGGATCCCCGGAGTCGAGGTGCGGTCCACCGGCACCGACCCGCTGGGCAGGCCCGTCGTGGCGATCACCCGCCTCGATCAGTGGGGTGTCCGGATCTCCTACGTGATCGACCCGGAGACGTACTCCTCCCGGGACCTGTCGGGCACGTACGAGCGCAGCGACCTCATGCGGCGTCCTCCGGGGGTGTACTTCGGCGAGAACGGCCTCCCGACGCCGGATCCCAGCGACCGGAGAGGTCCTCTCGGTGCCGGCGACTGGGACCTGCGTGAGTCGGCGGGCATCGTCGACGAGCCCGGCGAGCGTCCCTGA
- a CDS encoding response regulator transcription factor, which yields MIGVLLVDDDPMVRAGLRLMLGGAPDVAVVAEAADGAEVPALVASHRPDVVLMDIRMPGVDGLTATRAVRARPDAPEVLVLTTFHADAHVLGALRAGAAGFLLKDTRPDDLITAIRAVHAGDPVLSPAVMRGLIHQVTGTPERRDRAAAARARLGLLADREREVAHAVGRGLSNTEISRELHIAVSTVKTHVSQILTRLDLVNRVQIALLVADADLPGS from the coding sequence GTGATCGGCGTCCTGCTCGTCGACGACGATCCGATGGTCCGGGCCGGTCTGCGACTGATGCTGGGCGGGGCGCCCGACGTCGCCGTGGTCGCCGAGGCGGCCGACGGCGCGGAGGTGCCCGCCCTGGTGGCCTCCCATCGGCCGGACGTGGTCCTCATGGACATCCGGATGCCCGGCGTCGACGGCCTCACCGCCACCCGCGCCGTCCGCGCCCGGCCGGACGCTCCCGAGGTGCTCGTCCTGACCACGTTCCACGCCGACGCGCACGTGCTCGGCGCGCTGCGTGCCGGGGCGGCGGGCTTCCTGCTGAAGGACACCCGTCCCGACGACCTCATCACGGCGATCCGCGCGGTCCACGCGGGCGACCCCGTCCTCTCTCCCGCGGTCATGCGCGGCCTCATCCACCAGGTGACGGGCACCCCCGAGCGCCGCGACCGCGCCGCTGCCGCCCGCGCCCGCCTCGGTCTCCTCGCCGATCGGGAACGCGAGGTCGCCCACGCCGTCGGCCGCGGGCTGTCGAACACCGAGATCTCCCGCGAACTCCACATCGCGGTGTCCACCGTCAAGACCCACGTCTCCCAGATCCTCACCCGCCTGGACCTCGTCAACCGCGTCCAGATAGCACTCCTCGTCGCGGACGCCGATCTCCCCGGCTCCTGA